A single genomic interval of Gossypium raimondii isolate GPD5lz chromosome 11, ASM2569854v1, whole genome shotgun sequence harbors:
- the LOC105803435 gene encoding F-box protein At3g07870: MDRIPQELALDILSRLPIPSLVQSKSVCQDWSTLTHDQLLVNKHFKQMVENDPSFILQIMGYSIQNQLYFGDLSSDPNDGNVTMIAKKLTIPPLLNFHLVSSCNGLLLLRATHPSFELCIYNPFTRDYIELPKLSRHDGVRGFGFDPTTKKYKVVEISYKRTTPFTFSHRVVRFGMRRSHQTETSSSSLIESEVHILTVGSPTWRNLGCFPFRFMWQKSQVLVNRKLHWRTTTNLIMSFDLATEQFKEVPRPDVITSNSDRRFHELVILRGCLSAVSFDGNNQELEIWVMKEYAVKDSWVKQFNIGAYVPKIFQSNYQCHSSSNSRFYLPKNCIQVLCLLRNGGILLQYGNKAIVFYDSHCRTFQDIQVTFEGISSCFTAVAHVASLNSTDTFVDA, from the coding sequence ATGGATCGTATTCCTCAAGAGCTTGCACTTGATATACTATCAAGGCTTCCAATCCCAAGCTTAGTGCAATCCAAGTCCGTGTGTCAAGACTGGAGTACCTTAACACATGATCAACTACTTGTCAACAAGCATTTCAAGCAGATGGTTGAGAACGATCCAAGCTTCATTTTGCAAATCATGGGTTATTCCATCCAAAACCAGCTTTATTTTGGAGATTTATCCAGCGACCCAAATGATGGAAACGTGACGATGATAGCAAAGAAGCTTACCATACCACCATTGCTTAACTTCCATTTGGTGAGTTCATGTAATGGATTGCTATTGTTGCGTGCCACTCACCCAAGCTTTGAACTCTGTATTTACAATCCATTTACCAGGGATTATATAGAGTTGCCGAAGCTTAGTCGTCATGATGGGGTGAGAGGATTTGGCTTCGATCCCACCACAAAGAAATATAAGGTTGTCGAGATATCATATAAAAGAACAACTCCTTTCACTTTTAGTCACCGTGTTGTTAGATTTGGCATGCGTCGATCTCATCAGACGGAaacatcttcttcttctttaattgAATCTGAGGTTCATATATTGACTGTTGGTAGCCCCACTTGGAGAAATTTGGGATGTTTTCCTTTCCGTTTTATGTGGCAAAAATCTCAGGTTTTGGTCAATAGGAAACTTCATTGGAGAACTACTACTAACCTTATTATGTCCTTTGACTTGGCAACTGAGCAATTCAAGGAGGTCCCTAGGCCTGATGTCATCACTTCGAACTCGGACAGGCGATTTCATGAACTCGTGATTCTACGAGGTTGCCTTTCGGCAGTTTCTTTTGATGGCAACAATCAAGAACTGGAGATTTGGGTTATGAAGGAGTATGCTGTGAAGGACTCTTGGgtcaaacaatttaatattgGAGCTTACGTACCAAAGATATTTCAGTCAAATTATCAGTGTCATTCCTCCAGCAATTCAAGGTTTTATTTGCCTAAAAATTGCATCCAAGTACTTTGCCTGTTGAGGAACGGAGGAATTTTATTGCAGTACGGAAACAAAGCAATTGTTTTTTATGATTCACATTGTAGGACTTTCCAAGATATTCAAGTAACATTTGAAGGAATTTCAAGTTGTTTCACTGCAGTTGCTCATGTTGCTAGCCTCAATTCCACAGATACATTTGTGgatgcctag